A DNA window from Rhizobium jaguaris contains the following coding sequences:
- a CDS encoding carboxymuconolactone decarboxylase family protein encodes MTTVKLLDDAEVEAIPAVKAVFDDIRAVRKSDFVNNFWRGLANDPALLKRTWEGLKAVMMADGALDPLVREMIYIAVSTANGCTYCVHSHTAAARAKGMTDAQHGELLAVIGLAGQTNHLVTAMQIPVDPEFDVNCR; translated from the coding sequence ATGACGACAGTCAAATTGCTCGATGATGCAGAGGTCGAGGCGATCCCGGCGGTCAAGGCCGTATTCGACGACATCCGTGCCGTCAGAAAATCCGATTTCGTCAATAATTTCTGGCGTGGTCTGGCCAATGATCCGGCGCTTTTGAAGCGCACCTGGGAGGGGCTGAAAGCGGTGATGATGGCCGACGGCGCGCTCGATCCGCTGGTCCGCGAGATGATCTATATTGCCGTATCAACCGCCAACGGCTGCACCTACTGCGTCCATTCCCACACCGCCGCCGCCAGGGCAAAAGGCATGACGGATGCGCAGCATGGCGAGTTGCTGGCCGTCATCGGCCTTGCCGGACAGACGAACCATCTGGTGACCGCGATGCAGATCCCCGTCGATCCGGAATTCGATGTGAACTGCCGCTGA
- a CDS encoding cupin domain-containing protein, whose product MSNDHGHDHDHHHEPVDWREHGVKIIPGNALDPNTAQTPGMNRATAINHARAGAEKIWAGTVTIHANAKTGAHHHGDLESIIYVVKGKARMRWGENLEFVAEAGPGDFIYVPPFVPHQEINASRDETLECVLVRSGQEPVVVNLDIEPVEKPEEVLWKDPIHR is encoded by the coding sequence ATGAGCAACGATCATGGGCACGATCACGACCACCATCACGAGCCGGTCGACTGGCGCGAACATGGTGTCAAAATCATCCCCGGCAATGCGCTCGATCCCAACACAGCGCAGACACCTGGCATGAACCGAGCCACGGCAATCAACCATGCCCGTGCGGGTGCTGAGAAAATCTGGGCCGGAACGGTCACGATCCACGCCAACGCCAAGACCGGCGCCCATCATCACGGCGATCTCGAAAGCATCATCTATGTCGTCAAAGGCAAGGCGCGGATGCGCTGGGGCGAGAACCTGGAATTCGTGGCCGAAGCCGGCCCCGGCGACTTCATCTATGTGCCGCCTTTCGTGCCGCATCAGGAGATAAACGCCAGCCGCGACGAGACGCTGGAATGCGTCCTCGTCCGCTCCGGACAGGAACCTGTCGTCGTCAATCTCGACATCGAACCGGTGGAAAAGCCGGAAGAGGTGCTCTGGAAGGACCCTATCCACCGCTGA
- a CDS encoding MetQ/NlpA family lipoprotein, translating into MTKKSSQGLDTLRFSRRTGLAAFIASAVAVFGLTAAAPSFAADKTIKVGIMSGEDEDVWRVVTTEAAKKGLKIETVVFNDYTQPNEALERGEVDANAFQHQPYLDNQIKQHGYHIVRVGYTGVWPIGLYTKKYKTVADLPKGAVIGVPNDPSNEGRALRVLQNEKVIKLKDGTGILATTADIVENPRNVEIKELDAGIVGRSIDDLDAAVVNTDWALKSGLSPKDRIAQEPIDGNPYRNFIAVKQGSESEPWVKTLVASYQNDTVKAEFDKVYKGTGLSAY; encoded by the coding sequence ATGACGAAAAAGTCTTCTCAAGGTCTCGACACGTTGCGCTTCTCGCGCCGGACCGGCCTTGCCGCTTTCATCGCCTCCGCCGTCGCCGTCTTCGGCTTGACGGCAGCCGCCCCCTCCTTTGCCGCCGACAAGACGATCAAGGTCGGCATCATGAGCGGCGAAGACGAAGACGTCTGGCGCGTGGTCACCACGGAAGCCGCCAAGAAGGGCTTGAAGATCGAAACCGTCGTCTTCAACGACTATACCCAGCCGAACGAAGCGCTGGAGCGCGGCGAAGTCGATGCCAACGCCTTCCAGCACCAGCCTTATCTCGACAACCAGATCAAGCAGCACGGCTATCACATCGTCCGCGTCGGCTATACGGGCGTCTGGCCGATCGGCCTCTACACCAAGAAATACAAGACCGTTGCCGATCTGCCGAAGGGTGCGGTCATCGGCGTGCCGAACGACCCGTCCAACGAAGGCCGCGCTTTGCGCGTGCTGCAGAATGAGAAGGTCATCAAGCTCAAGGACGGCACCGGCATTCTCGCCACCACGGCCGACATCGTCGAGAACCCGAGGAATGTCGAGATCAAGGAACTCGATGCCGGCATCGTCGGCCGCTCGATCGACGATCTGGATGCCGCCGTCGTCAACACCGATTGGGCGCTGAAAAGCGGGCTTTCGCCGAAGGACCGCATTGCGCAGGAGCCGATCGACGGCAATCCCTACCGCAACTTCATCGCCGTCAAGCAGGGCAGCGAAAGCGAGCCCTGGGTGAAGACGCTGGTCGCCTCCTATCAGAACGATACGGTCAAGGCCGAGTTCGACAAGGTCTATAAGGGCACCGGCCTCAGCGCCTATTGA
- a CDS encoding methionine ABC transporter ATP-binding protein: MNSFVSATAIKGHATPGASENDEIVRLVDVRRHFGTNPALDGISLTAHRGEIVGIIGRSGAGKSTLIRCLNGLERADGGEIHIEGRDIAGLSENELQPLRRRIGMIFQHFNLLSAKTVEDNVALPLKIEGVAKAERLARANELLELVGLADKAKAYPSALSGGQKQRVGIARALAARPALLLSDEATSALDPETTRSILALLKDINRKLGLTILLITHEMEVVRSIADRVAVIDAGKIVEEGPVWQIFANPQTEITASLLSTIRPQLPEHIAKRLLQTTGIEAILSVDLAGPAAQGALFAELSAALPHSFRLVHGGIDHIQNQPVARFFIAVPTRDATLPAQVTDFLTARSARVEALGYDN; encoded by the coding sequence ATGAATTCCTTCGTTTCCGCCACCGCCATCAAAGGACACGCGACGCCCGGCGCGTCGGAGAATGACGAGATCGTCCGCCTAGTTGACGTTCGCCGCCATTTCGGCACGAACCCCGCGCTCGACGGCATTTCGCTGACGGCACACCGCGGCGAGATCGTCGGCATCATCGGCCGCAGCGGTGCCGGTAAATCGACGCTGATCCGCTGCCTGAACGGGCTGGAGCGCGCCGATGGCGGCGAAATTCATATCGAAGGGCGTGATATCGCCGGCCTGTCGGAAAACGAGTTGCAGCCGCTGCGTCGCCGCATCGGCATGATTTTTCAGCATTTCAATCTGCTTTCTGCAAAGACGGTCGAGGACAATGTAGCCTTGCCGCTGAAGATCGAAGGCGTCGCCAAGGCGGAACGGCTGGCGCGTGCCAACGAGCTGCTCGAACTCGTGGGTCTTGCCGACAAGGCGAAAGCCTATCCTTCAGCATTGTCCGGTGGGCAGAAGCAGCGTGTCGGCATCGCCCGAGCACTGGCCGCCCGTCCCGCTCTTCTCCTCTCGGACGAAGCGACCTCCGCCCTCGATCCCGAAACGACACGATCGATCCTCGCACTGCTGAAGGATATCAACCGCAAGCTCGGCCTCACCATTCTGCTCATCACTCATGAGATGGAAGTCGTGCGCTCGATCGCCGATCGCGTCGCCGTTATCGATGCCGGCAAGATCGTCGAGGAAGGCCCGGTCTGGCAAATCTTCGCCAATCCGCAGACCGAGATCACGGCAAGCCTGCTCAGCACCATCCGCCCTCAACTTCCCGAACATATCGCCAAGCGCCTTTTGCAGACGACGGGTATCGAGGCGATTCTGAGCGTCGATCTCGCCGGCCCGGCGGCCCAAGGCGCGCTTTTCGCCGAGCTTTCGGCGGCGCTGCCACATTCCTTCCGCCTCGTGCATGGCGGCATCGATCATATTCAGAACCAGCCTGTCGCCCGCTTCTTCATCGCCGTGCCGACACGCGACGCAACGCTGCCGGCTCAGGTGACTGATTTTCTAACGGCCCGGTCCGCCCGGGTGGAGGCTTTAGGCTATGACAACTGA
- a CDS encoding methionine ABC transporter permease — MTTDIILGLLWRSFWETVWMTGASGLISLIIGLPLGLALVITDRDGIAEQLTVNRMLAALVNGFRAVPFIILLIALIPLTRLIVGTALGTTATIVPLTIAAIPYYARIAEVSLREVDRGLIDAVRAMGGNRWTIIREVLVPEALPGIVAGFTVTLVTLIGASAMAGAIGGGGLGDLAIRYGYQRFETGVMIAVVIVLIILVCGMQWLGDRLVAKLDHR, encoded by the coding sequence ATGACAACTGACATCATCCTCGGCCTGCTGTGGCGCTCCTTCTGGGAGACGGTCTGGATGACGGGCGCGTCCGGTCTGATCTCACTCATCATCGGCCTGCCGCTCGGCCTCGCCCTAGTCATCACCGACCGCGACGGCATCGCCGAACAGCTCACCGTCAATCGTATGCTCGCGGCGCTGGTCAACGGCTTCCGTGCCGTGCCTTTCATCATCCTGCTGATCGCCTTGATCCCGCTGACGCGGCTGATCGTCGGTACCGCGCTCGGCACGACCGCAACGATCGTGCCGCTCACCATCGCGGCGATCCCCTATTACGCCCGCATCGCCGAAGTCTCGCTGCGCGAGGTCGATCGCGGCCTGATCGACGCCGTGCGCGCCATGGGCGGCAATCGCTGGACGATCATTCGCGAAGTGCTGGTGCCGGAAGCCCTGCCCGGCATCGTCGCGGGTTTTACCGTGACGCTGGTGACCCTGATCGGCGCCTCGGCCATGGCAGGCGCCATCGGCGGCGGCGGCCTCGGCGATCTCGCGATCCGCTACGGCTACCAGCGCTTTGAGACCGGCGTGATGATCGCCGTTGTCATCGTGCTGATCATCCTCGTTTGCGGCATGCAATGGCTCGGCGACCGCCTGGTCGCGAAGCTCGATCATCGCTAA